One Actinomycetota bacterium genomic window carries:
- a CDS encoding IS256 family transposase: MPPRLSAVERIRAQIDELFASEQDLGQVLEEVARLSVRLVVQAAVEAEVCEFLGRDRYQRGDRDRVGYRNGHTELTVKTTAGPVVLERPKLRGTTEPFTSRLLGKGVSRTNALEALVLSGFVRGLSVRDVEAALAEALGPEAALSKSTVSRVCEQVKTEFDAWKLRDLGGIELEYLFLDGSHFRMHPGARAEPVLCAWGITTQGTPLLVGLAPGTHEGHDPWASFLGELVERGLRAPLLVITDGAPGLIGAVELVLANSLRQRCLVHRARNLLAKVPTHAQAEVKAAFWQIFDDITAEPGEAAVAQARSRAHAFADRYQERYPAAVACLTDTLPELTCFLRFPREHWARIRHTNLIERTFGETRRRVKVIGRLPGERSCLSLVWAVLDRASRGWRGVVMTPTAVRLLQELRRQLHHRSPLEEEVADQTVMPAA, encoded by the coding sequence GTGCCCCCAAGACTATCTGCTGTCGAGCGTATCCGCGCCCAGATCGACGAGCTGTTCGCCTCCGAGCAGGACCTGGGGCAGGTCCTGGAGGAGGTCGCCCGGCTGAGCGTGCGGTTGGTCGTGCAGGCCGCCGTGGAAGCCGAGGTGTGCGAGTTCCTGGGCCGCGACCGCTACCAGCGTGGCGACCGTGACCGCGTCGGGTATCGCAATGGCCACACCGAGCTGACGGTGAAGACCACCGCCGGGCCGGTGGTGCTGGAGCGGCCCAAGCTGCGCGGTACCACCGAGCCGTTCACGTCCCGGCTGCTCGGCAAGGGCGTGTCGCGCACCAACGCGCTGGAGGCGCTGGTGCTGTCGGGGTTCGTCCGCGGCCTTTCCGTTCGCGACGTGGAAGCCGCCCTGGCCGAGGCGCTGGGCCCGGAGGCGGCGCTGTCGAAGTCGACCGTCAGCCGCGTCTGTGAGCAGGTCAAGACCGAGTTCGACGCCTGGAAGCTGCGGGATCTGGGCGGGATCGAGCTGGAGTACCTGTTCCTGGACGGCTCCCACTTCCGGATGCACCCGGGCGCTCGCGCCGAGCCGGTGCTGTGCGCCTGGGGCATCACCACCCAAGGCACCCCGCTGCTGGTCGGGCTGGCACCCGGCACCCACGAGGGCCACGACCCCTGGGCCAGCTTCCTCGGCGAGCTGGTCGAGCGCGGCCTACGCGCGCCGCTGCTGGTGATCACCGACGGTGCGCCCGGGCTGATCGGGGCGGTCGAGCTGGTCTTGGCCAACAGCCTGCGCCAGCGGTGTCTTGTCCACCGCGCCCGGAATCTGCTGGCCAAGGTCCCCACCCACGCCCAGGCCGAGGTCAAGGCCGCGTTCTGGCAGATCTTCGACGACATCACCGCCGAGCCCGGCGAGGCTGCGGTCGCCCAGGCCCGCAGCCGAGCGCACGCCTTCGCCGACCGCTACCAGGAGCGCTACCCCGCGGCGGTCGCCTGCCTGACCGACACCCTGCCCGAGCTGACCTGCTTCCTGCGGTTCCCGCGTGAGCACTGGGCCAGGATCCGGCACACCAACCTGATCGAGCGGACCTTCGGGGAGACCCGCCGGCGCGTCAAGGTGATCGGCCGGCTGCCAGGGGAGCGGTCGTGCCTGAGCCTGGTGTGGGCGGTGCTGGACCGGGCCTCGCGTGGCTGGCGTGGGGTGGTCATGACTCCCACTGCGGTGCGGCTGCTGCAGGAGCTGCGCCGCCAGCTTCACCATCGGTCACCACTCGAGGAGGAGGTGGCCGACCAGACCGTCATGCCAGCCGCGTAG